One segment of Paraburkholderia sp. PGU19 DNA contains the following:
- a CDS encoding alpha/beta fold hydrolase encodes MKREHVSGHAVSRGEAAGTSYSVYAPQSADAPETVVLVHGVGMNQSVWAPQIDALTAAYQVVVYDMLGHGNSALPTPAPTLDEYAAQLETLLDAMQIERAHVVGHSMGALVALEFALAHPQRTLSVVALNAVYDRTPAQREAVMTRAAMLGDTPADNPAATGVDATLSRWFGDPIPVHLTQSAQAVRDLLLSVDPVGYARTYRLFASSDDAHVGRLAELAVPALFLTGECDPNSSPSMSSAMAEAAPFGRAEIIANERHMMNVTDPARVNERLLAFLTEASAQGAATAANALHGSISGERHD; translated from the coding sequence ATGAAGCGTGAGCATGTCTCCGGGCACGCCGTGTCGCGTGGCGAGGCCGCGGGCACGAGCTACAGCGTCTACGCGCCGCAGTCGGCGGATGCACCCGAGACGGTGGTGCTGGTCCACGGCGTCGGCATGAACCAGAGTGTGTGGGCGCCGCAGATCGATGCGTTGACGGCGGCGTATCAGGTGGTCGTGTACGACATGCTCGGCCATGGCAATAGCGCCCTGCCGACGCCCGCGCCGACGCTCGACGAATACGCGGCGCAACTCGAAACGCTGCTCGACGCGATGCAGATCGAGCGGGCACATGTGGTCGGGCATTCGATGGGCGCGCTCGTCGCACTCGAATTCGCGCTTGCGCATCCGCAACGCACGCTGAGCGTCGTCGCACTGAACGCGGTGTACGACCGCACGCCAGCACAGCGTGAAGCCGTGATGACGCGCGCCGCGATGCTCGGCGACACACCCGCCGACAATCCCGCCGCGACCGGCGTGGACGCCACGCTGTCACGCTGGTTCGGCGATCCGATTCCCGTGCATCTGACGCAATCGGCCCAAGCCGTGCGCGATCTGTTGTTGTCGGTCGATCCCGTCGGCTATGCGCGCACGTACCGGCTCTTCGCGAGTTCGGACGATGCGCACGTTGGCCGCCTTGCAGAACTCGCGGTGCCCGCGCTGTTTCTCACGGGCGAATGCGATCCGAACTCGAGCCCGTCGATGTCGAGCGCGATGGCGGAGGCCGCACCATTCGGCCGCGCGGAAATCATCGCCAATGAACGTCACATGATGAACGTCACCGATCCGGCGCGCGTCAACGAACGGCTGCTCGCGTTTCTGACGGAAGCCTCGGCGCAGGGCGCCGCGACGGCAGCGAACGCGCTGCACGGATCGATCTCTGGAGAACGCCATGACTGA